The Candidatus Hydrogenedentota bacterium DNA segment GTTTCATAACATAGTGGATGGCATATTCTTTGAAAAACAGCGTAATGAAAAAAAAGACGATTACTTTCGTTTTCTCAATGTTGCATCTTTGGACGATAATAAAAACCAGGCTCTGGCTTTAAGGGCTTTTTCCAAAAAATTCAAAAATCAAAAATATCGCCTCACTTTCATAGGCGATGGTCCACTGGAATCAAAGTTGAAAAATCTTGCAAAACAATTGGGTATAGCCGGGCAGGTGGAATTTCTGGGGCGATTACCAAGAGAGTCTGTTCGGGACGAGATGATGAAATCACATTGTTTTGTGCTTCCAAGTTCTTTTGAGACTTTCGGCGTAGTCTTGATTGAGGCGCTGGCCTGCGGCATCCCGCTGGTTGCCACAAAATGCGGCGGCCCCGAGGATATTGTAAATCCGGGTAATGGTATCCTGGTCGATGTCGGGTCCGAAGACCAACTCGCGGCGGCTATGGAAAAAATTGTAAAAACGCATGCCAACTACAGGCCGGAGCAACTGCGGGCGGAAGCTCAATCTAAATATGGGGAAAGGGTTTTTACGGATAGAGCCATTGCCATTTATCAAAAAGCTATTCAAGGAAGAGCATAAGTATGAATGAATCTATTTTGCAAACCTGCACCCGCTGCGTGATGGACACCACCGACCCTGACATCACTTTTGATAGTGCCGGTGTCTGCAATCATTGTCGAAATTTTGATGAAGTGACGTCCAGGCGGTGGTTTCCCAATGAAGAAGGGCAGCGCAAGCTGGAGGCTTTGGTAGACAAGATTAAACAAGAAAATAGGAGCAAATCTTACGACTGTATTTTAGGCTTAAGCGGCGGGCTGGACAGCTCTTATTTGGCTCTGGTGATGAAGGACTATGGGCTGCGATCGCTCGTTGTTCACGTAGATGCAGGTTGGAACAGTGAGTTTGCGGTTAAAAATATTGAAGCTGTATTGAATCATTGCGGTTTTCAACTCCATAAAATTGTAATAGATTGGGAAGAGGTAAAAGACCTTCAATTGGCCTATCTGAAAGCCGGTGTGGCGAATCAGGATGTAGTGCAGGATCATGCATTCTTTGCGGCTCTTTATCATTTTGCGGTAAAAAACCATATTCGCTATGTGATTGGCGGGGGCAATATTCCAACCGAATGCATCTTTCCTGCGGCATGGCACCATGCGGCTATGGACGCCATCAATATCAAAGCGATTCATCAAAAATACGGGACAAGGCCACTACGGGATTTTCCTCTGATTAGTTTTTTTGAATACTACGTCTATTATCCCTTCATCAAAAAAATGACAACGGTGAGGCCTTTAAATTTGATGCCCTATAGCAAGGAAATTGCCCTCAAACGTTTGACGGCCATCGGCTATGTGCCCTATGAGCGCAAGCATGGGGAGTCGCGGTTCACCAAGTTTTTTCAGAATTATTACCTGCCCAAAAAATTCAACATGGATAAACGAAAGCCCCATTTATCCAGCATGATTGTGACCGGGATAATCAGTCGCGAGCAGACCCTTAAGGCTTTGCAGGCGTCCCTTTATGAAGAGGCTGAACTTCAGGAAGACAAGGCGTATATTGCCGGGAAGCTGGGTATTACCGTGCCTGAATTGAACGCATATATAGAAGCTCCGCCCAGGCACTATTCGAAATTTGCAAACTGGGATGGTCGATACAAACTCTTGAAAGCCACACAGAATATTCTAACTAAGTTGACCGGGAAAGCCATAAATGCCTATTCGTAAAA contains these protein-coding regions:
- a CDS encoding glycosyltransferase family 4 protein; the encoded protein is FHNIVDGIFFEKQRNEKKDDYFRFLNVASLDDNKNQALALRAFSKKFKNQKYRLTFIGDGPLESKLKNLAKQLGIAGQVEFLGRLPRESVRDEMMKSHCFVLPSSFETFGVVLIEALACGIPLVATKCGGPEDIVNPGNGILVDVGSEDQLAAAMEKIVKTHANYRPEQLRAEAQSKYGERVFTDRAIAIYQKAIQGRA
- a CDS encoding N-acetyl sugar amidotransferase, with product MNESILQTCTRCVMDTTDPDITFDSAGVCNHCRNFDEVTSRRWFPNEEGQRKLEALVDKIKQENRSKSYDCILGLSGGLDSSYLALVMKDYGLRSLVVHVDAGWNSEFAVKNIEAVLNHCGFQLHKIVIDWEEVKDLQLAYLKAGVANQDVVQDHAFFAALYHFAVKNHIRYVIGGGNIPTECIFPAAWHHAAMDAINIKAIHQKYGTRPLRDFPLISFFEYYVYYPFIKKMTTVRPLNLMPYSKEIALKRLTAIGYVPYERKHGESRFTKFFQNYYLPKKFNMDKRKPHLSSMIVTGIISREQTLKALQASLYEEAELQEDKAYIAGKLGITVPELNAYIEAPPRHYSKFANWDGRYKLLKATQNILTKLTGKAINAYS